A genome region from Bacillota bacterium includes the following:
- a CDS encoding RNA-dependent DNA polymerase — MKLSGLYEKIYDFENLYQAYREARKAKRFRDDVLQFSGNLEENLIQIQNELIYREYKVGRYREFFVYDPKKRLIMALPFKDRVVQWAIYRQINPMLDKQFIYDSYGCRVGKGTHKAADRLQYWLRQVSRKPQKYYYLKLDIAKYFYRVDHRVLMDILRKKIDDKDILWLLDKIINSEDTKFGLPIGVDPDKCTDEDRLSDVGMPIGNLTSQLFANLYLNELDQYAKHELRLHYYIRYMDDIVILHHDKKYLHSVKDDINLFLNEKLNLQLNKKTTIRPISCGIEFVGFRIWATHRKLKKKSARKMKARIKFLQKAYASGKMSFQEVNNSMQSYFGIMKHFNSYKFKSKLLKNFVLKKEGDSDNYTPIINYLKKGRI, encoded by the coding sequence TTGAAATTATCTGGTCTATACGAAAAGATATATGACTTTGAAAACTTGTACCAGGCGTACAGGGAAGCAAGAAAAGCAAAAAGATTTAGGGATGATGTGCTTCAATTCAGCGGTAATCTCGAAGAAAACCTTATACAAATCCAGAATGAGCTTATATACAGGGAATATAAGGTCGGAAGGTATCGTGAATTCTTTGTATATGACCCTAAGAAGAGACTTATAATGGCCTTGCCTTTCAAGGACCGAGTAGTTCAATGGGCCATATACCGGCAGATTAATCCTATGCTGGATAAGCAATTTATATATGATTCATATGGCTGCCGGGTAGGGAAGGGTACCCATAAAGCAGCAGACCGTCTGCAATATTGGCTGCGGCAGGTATCCAGAAAGCCTCAGAAATATTATTATCTTAAGCTCGATATTGCAAAATATTTTTACCGCGTAGATCACCGGGTACTCATGGATATCCTCAGAAAGAAAATTGACGACAAGGATATTCTCTGGCTTTTGGATAAAATCATCAACAGTGAAGATACAAAGTTTGGGCTACCTATCGGAGTTGACCCTGACAAGTGTACCGATGAAGACCGGCTATCTGATGTCGGAATGCCCATTGGAAACCTTACTTCACAATTGTTTGCAAACCTGTATTTAAATGAATTGGACCAGTACGCAAAGCACGAATTGAGGCTGCATTACTACATCAGGTACATGGATGATATCGTGATCCTTCACCACGATAAAAAATATCTCCATTCTGTCAAGGATGACATTAATCTGTTCCTGAATGAAAAGCTCAACCTCCAGCTAAATAAGAAAACTACCATACGTCCGATTTCCTGCGGAATAGAATTTGTGGGTTTCAGAATATGGGCTACTCACAGAAAACTAAAGAAGAAATCTGCCAGGAAGATGAAGGCGCGTATTAAGTTTTTACAGAAAGCCTATGCTTCAGGAAAGATGAGTTTTCAGGAAGTGAACAATTCCATGCAGTCCTATTTTGGGATAATGAAGCATTTCAACAGTTATAAATTCAAGAGCAAACTCCTGAAGAATTTTGTTTTAAAGAAAGAAGGTGATAGCGATAATTATACACCAATAATCAATTATCTTAAGAAGGGGAGGATCTGA
- a CDS encoding N-acetylmuramoyl-L-alanine amidase: protein MLPIQKKLIKYNFSSGNNPKYIVVHDTGNMSKGADAEAHFKYFNSGDRQASAHYFVDDHSIVQTIEDYNASWHCGDGKGQYGITNYNSIGIEICINSDGDYDKAVGNAIDLVKYLIQKYSIPIDKVVRHYDASKKNCPGTMSANNWAKWTWFKTQLSKDSWKFEGINGLADAGLLSDREGWCKKIDEPMPVWAVTLIMYRIFKNLKGGA from the coding sequence ATGTTACCTATACAGAAAAAATTGATAAAATATAATTTTTCGAGTGGCAATAACCCCAAATACATAGTTGTGCATGATACTGGCAATATGAGCAAAGGGGCTGACGCAGAAGCACATTTTAAGTATTTTAATAGCGGAGACAGGCAGGCTTCTGCCCATTATTTTGTAGATGATCACTCAATTGTGCAGACTATAGAAGATTATAACGCTTCTTGGCATTGCGGGGATGGCAAAGGGCAGTATGGCATCACAAATTATAATTCTATAGGAATTGAAATTTGCATAAACAGCGATGGCGATTATGATAAAGCCGTCGGAAATGCTATTGACCTGGTAAAATATCTAATACAGAAATACAGCATACCAATTGACAAAGTTGTAAGACACTATGACGCAAGCAAAAAAAACTGTCCAGGAACAATGAGTGCGAATAACTGGGCTAAATGGACATGGTTTAAGACTCAGCTTTCTAAAGATAGTTGGAAATTTGAAGGTATCAATGGCCTCGCAGATGCGGGATTGCTTTCCGACAGGGAAGGCTGGTGTAAGAAAATTGATGAACCTATGCCGGTGTGGGCGGTCACCCTTATCATGTATAGAATATTCAAGAATCTGAAAGGAGGTGCATGA
- a CDS encoding DUF2634 domain-containing protein, translating into MADKNLFPVFEMPLVMPEEQKTSTIKYGRSWKFDFELGDFVMDGGNKVKEADGHTAWAQWCMKTLLTERGSCLAYSDAIGIESDEVRKQPSRKAAESVLERTVTEALLADPRTDSVRDFKFTWTGDNVYASFTVYPKIGAPEKMGVTIKL; encoded by the coding sequence ATGGCAGATAAAAACCTGTTCCCTGTTTTTGAGATGCCTTTGGTTATGCCTGAAGAGCAAAAAACCAGCACAATAAAATATGGGCGGTCATGGAAGTTTGATTTTGAGCTTGGCGACTTTGTTATGGATGGAGGCAACAAGGTTAAAGAGGCGGATGGGCATACTGCATGGGCACAGTGGTGTATGAAAACACTCCTGACGGAAAGGGGATCATGCCTGGCTTATTCAGATGCCATAGGCATTGAAAGTGATGAGGTAAGAAAGCAGCCGTCCAGGAAGGCAGCTGAGTCGGTTTTGGAAAGGACGGTTACTGAAGCTCTACTGGCTGATCCACGGACAGATTCGGTACGCGATTTTAAATTTACCTGGACTGGCGACAATGTATATGCAAGTTTTACAGTTTATCCGAAAATAGGTGCGCCTGAGAAGATGGGTGTGACTATCAAGCTATGA
- a CDS encoding LysM peptidoglycan-binding domain-containing protein, translating into MDFYVTEPKTNTRIHFPMNPEMVTVSTGANMVTYDIMHLGEVKLPKGNKLDVVSWEGKLPGEPRKNMSFVKTWSSPIEIHNLLKKYKETGTKLQLLITETPINMDVYIETFEPVWGSGFGDCDYRITFTQAVEIKVYTVDEWQNKPQSSENTKTVSRPAPPKQPTYIVKPGDSLWKIAQKELGKGSRYPEIFELNKPPLKDPNIIYAGQVLKLPV; encoded by the coding sequence ATGGATTTTTATGTAACAGAACCTAAGACAAATACAAGAATACACTTTCCTATGAATCCGGAAATGGTAACGGTAAGTACAGGAGCCAACATGGTAACCTATGATATAATGCACCTTGGTGAAGTCAAGCTCCCGAAAGGAAACAAGCTTGATGTTGTCTCCTGGGAAGGGAAGCTTCCGGGAGAGCCACGCAAAAATATGTCGTTTGTGAAAACCTGGAGCAGCCCTATTGAAATACACAATCTGTTAAAAAAATACAAGGAGACAGGTACAAAACTGCAGCTCTTAATAACCGAAACCCCAATAAATATGGACGTATACATTGAAACGTTCGAGCCGGTATGGGGAAGTGGATTTGGAGACTGTGACTACAGGATCACGTTCACCCAGGCAGTAGAAATTAAAGTCTATACAGTGGATGAATGGCAAAATAAGCCGCAATCTTCAGAAAATACAAAGACAGTATCAAGACCGGCTCCGCCAAAACAGCCGACCTACATTGTCAAGCCGGGGGATTCCTTGTGGAAAATAGCGCAAAAGGAGCTTGGTAAAGGGTCAAGGTATCCTGAAATATTTGAATTAAACAAGCCGCCCCTAAAAGACCCGAACATTATTTACGCCGGTCAGGTTTTAAAGCTCCCGGTATGA
- the avd gene encoding diversity-generating retroelement protein Avd, translating to MEDLKILQKVYDMILYGNQCLSQFPRSERYALAADIKQSMYRLLRLIIEANKRYYKKTTLQEIDVELDILRTYIRLAADPNTKYLPLRKYENWSKMLNEIGKMLGGWIKAFK from the coding sequence ATGGAGGATTTAAAGATTTTGCAAAAGGTATATGACATGATTCTGTACGGCAACCAGTGCCTATCTCAATTTCCAAGGTCGGAACGGTATGCGCTGGCTGCAGACATAAAACAGTCGATGTATAGGCTTCTCCGTCTGATAATAGAGGCAAACAAGCGGTACTATAAAAAGACTACTCTCCAGGAAATTGATGTTGAACTTGATATATTGCGGACTTATATACGACTGGCAGCAGACCCGAACACGAAATACCTTCCATTAAGGAAATATGAAAATTGGAGCAAAATGTTGAACGAAATCGGCAAAATGCTCGGTGGTTGGATAAAAGCATTTAAGTAA
- a CDS encoding YmfQ family protein — translation MSDILTSESGIRMLGYVSPIYFQSRIMLAIFQVNGLQVDDLQSWTAGIRDQLFPQTATWGLKYWESLLGLLVNESISIETRRQKVLSRLVTRTPITPEKMKFIVEQTTSVPAEIEENIADYTFRVVIYPDGQTSIILKDVIEAVNAAKPAHLSYEIGLKYASTISLKGEMLVNVPSELVFCGEIICGAYPEENAATEYAAEIRLAALYSTAEQAYKLCGAFMSGDDTEFSNDAASYSSNINITASYSTTLKNYLICGEIICGEAII, via the coding sequence ATGAGTGACATCTTGACAAGTGAAAGCGGCATAAGGATGCTTGGCTATGTCTCCCCTATCTACTTTCAAAGCAGGATTATGCTTGCAATATTTCAAGTCAACGGACTTCAGGTTGATGATCTTCAAAGCTGGACAGCCGGAATCCGTGACCAGTTATTCCCCCAGACAGCAACCTGGGGATTGAAGTATTGGGAAAGCCTGCTTGGATTATTGGTCAACGAATCAATAAGTATTGAGACAAGACGACAAAAAGTATTAAGCAGGTTAGTTACCAGGACACCTATTACACCAGAAAAAATGAAATTCATCGTAGAGCAGACCACTTCAGTTCCGGCAGAAATTGAGGAAAATATCGCAGATTATACCTTCAGGGTAGTGATATATCCTGATGGCCAGACAAGCATTATTCTGAAGGATGTTATAGAAGCTGTTAATGCCGCAAAGCCTGCACACTTAAGTTATGAAATAGGATTAAAGTATGCTTCAACAATATCACTTAAAGGAGAGATGCTGGTCAATGTCCCGTCGGAGCTTGTTTTCTGCGGTGAGATCATATGTGGCGCTTATCCGGAAGAAAACGCAGCGACAGAGTATGCTGCAGAGATAAGGCTTGCAGCGCTCTATTCCACAGCAGAGCAGGCGTATAAACTGTGTGGAGCATTTATGTCTGGCGATGACACGGAATTCTCAAATGATGCTGCGAGCTATTCAAGCAATATCAATATAACGGCAAGCTATTCTACAACATTGAAAAATTATTTAATTTGTGGCGAAATAATATGCGGGGAGGCGATAATATGA
- a CDS encoding baseplate J/gp47 family protein, with translation MGTEYVAPDFLQNQDVETIHNNMKANVPLDLDTSEAQFFHDATMPVAIEKAEMVEFKLNETIKVCFPQWAYGIYLDMHAEMAGLSRKAAVSATGTQRFYGLEGVFIPEGFIIATPAVGDQPSTEFKTLSSANINVSGYVDIPIEAVLAGTSGNVASNTITLMQQPQAGITSTINLGPTSGGTEEEDDESLRSRILEAKRNIPMSGSISDYKLWAKEVDGVGEIYVVPEWNGAGTVKIIVIDSNGQPANQALIDAVQEHIAPGGKNVGGLAPIGALVTVVAPVQYVLNIEFTWTIEEGADPVTTLDAVKQAFDEYYIRVGVGGLVRISEIGACIINTQGVVDYTGLTVNGAGTNLQLAGDEFPVTGTVTANE, from the coding sequence ATGGGTACTGAATATGTGGCTCCGGACTTTTTGCAGAACCAAGATGTTGAAACAATTCACAATAACATGAAAGCAAATGTGCCTTTAGACCTTGACACTTCCGAGGCTCAGTTTTTTCATGACGCAACAATGCCTGTAGCAATTGAAAAGGCGGAAATGGTGGAGTTTAAGCTTAATGAAACCATAAAGGTGTGCTTCCCTCAATGGGCATACGGAATATATCTTGACATGCATGCGGAAATGGCCGGATTAAGCAGAAAAGCTGCTGTAAGTGCAACCGGCACGCAACGGTTTTACGGCTTGGAAGGCGTATTCATTCCTGAAGGTTTTATTATTGCGACTCCTGCTGTCGGTGATCAGCCGTCCACAGAGTTCAAGACATTATCTTCAGCCAATATCAATGTTTCAGGATATGTAGACATACCTATTGAGGCGGTTTTGGCAGGCACATCCGGAAATGTGGCAAGCAATACCATAACCTTGATGCAGCAGCCACAGGCAGGTATAACTTCAACAATAAACCTGGGGCCGACATCCGGTGGAACCGAGGAGGAAGATGACGAATCCCTGCGCTCAAGAATCCTGGAAGCAAAACGGAATATACCAATGTCCGGTTCCATTTCGGATTACAAATTGTGGGCGAAGGAAGTTGACGGTGTTGGAGAAATTTATGTGGTTCCTGAATGGAATGGGGCCGGAACCGTGAAGATAATAGTCATAGACTCTAACGGCCAGCCTGCAAACCAGGCATTAATTGATGCAGTTCAGGAACATATAGCTCCAGGTGGAAAAAACGTTGGCGGCCTTGCACCGATAGGCGCACTTGTTACAGTAGTGGCTCCTGTGCAGTATGTGCTGAATATAGAATTTACATGGACGATTGAAGAAGGAGCTGATCCGGTCACAACCCTCGATGCTGTTAAACAAGCGTTTGATGAATACTATATCAGGGTTGGTGTTGGTGGACTTGTAAGGATATCGGAAATAGGCGCATGCATAATAAATACCCAGGGGGTCGTCGATTATACAGGGCTTACCGTCAATGGAGCTGGCACAAACCTACAGTTGGCTGGTGATGAATTCCCGGTGACAGGGACGGTGACAGCCAATGAGTGA
- a CDS encoding tape measure protein, which yields MAEQVYRIEIPINVSDNTEPALGQAQAKVSKFELSIDRTKKQINSMNKTRLRLVASAIDKASAVLDSVGRKAWGLAGKTFRFTVRVLDLATKPLQAVFRLATSVVGLLTAGAGVWGGFVKPLDMSGDFEQTQIAFETMLKSAEKATKFLAEAEDFANRTPFEFPELADSAKLMQAFGFNIEKVLPMLETIGDTSSGLGAGSEGIERIVRALGQMQAKGRVMTQEMLQLQELGVPAAEILMQKLGLTQEQVADIGQEGIEAGRAIQALLEGMEERFGGMMQKQSRTLKGLLSTIKDTFSNKIIRRWGDGLREGITPLLTKLVDWIDINQDKITKWGEAIKSAGRNISDWIISKVEKWRESIFGLVNSAEWKAAKTFGEKAKLAWDMVIVEPFQEWWNGKGKTWLMGKAAQVGQGLGNALKSGILGLLGLSLKSSAMDDGLNIGMTFAEGFIKGFEGKKVGKAILNALKGIFKDAATLLPGGESPSKTAWLSTLLIGGVFAKLGGFKVLGGATKLFSGIGGAAGTAATTGAGTAAASAGTAAATAAGSITAAGLATTAGWAAGALGAFSAINDLAYAVNTRNEKERRTAYASGGSKAAMVALGAAIGTAILPGLGTAIGAGIGGLGALFFGGKLGKTISGWIDGSGKIEKTARDLRSAANEYQNMADKAYSTKRLSDEYNRLNQFIIEGKGTTEEMAEAQNKLQAVIESLAGIYPGLITQYDIENGKLKEKLNLLKDITEADRQSAKLKLEQEVATGEMNFAKIEDRFRAAKDRMNKLQEEKDALEKAISQFKTYELEMMKLFQDRHKEGYDWEKDSERVQTLLDKINEVARTLGYDFSGSGLAGFSFAMQDKTFEEERLKVIDALLKEDEQLAQLRDQYSSLYEAQKKLIEFDLGGTLEEQAQKYYLLSEAEQQRFLEAIGKVSELERKMKELPTEKKINIDVLARYMSESNPDKSIQSGYYPDTNSISPHATGGILHRPHIGLVAEAGPEAIIPLSSSRRSRGIDLWNQVGGIFGFNLSRMAFSNADYAADEIGPYANVGILGNLKDALRTFPDTNEEPTKVDYVNAPVPYKVPFAGKQGITLKVQVQSSPTYDIKAAANADEIIAVIRENQDELADELSSEIASKLSGVFQNMPD from the coding sequence ATGGCTGAACAGGTCTACAGGATTGAAATACCGATAAACGTATCCGACAATACGGAACCGGCACTCGGGCAGGCACAGGCAAAAGTCAGCAAATTTGAGCTCAGCATAGACCGCACGAAGAAGCAAATAAACAGCATGAACAAAACCAGGCTCCGGCTTGTAGCTTCAGCCATAGACAAAGCTTCTGCTGTTCTTGACTCTGTGGGCAGGAAAGCCTGGGGATTGGCCGGAAAGACATTCCGGTTCACTGTCCGCGTATTAGACCTTGCGACAAAACCGCTGCAGGCAGTATTCAGGCTAGCAACATCCGTTGTTGGATTGCTGACCGCCGGTGCGGGAGTATGGGGCGGTTTCGTCAAGCCGTTGGATATGTCCGGAGATTTTGAGCAGACACAAATCGCATTTGAGACTATGCTAAAGTCCGCAGAAAAGGCAACAAAGTTTCTGGCCGAAGCAGAGGATTTTGCGAACAGGACGCCGTTCGAGTTTCCGGAATTGGCCGATAGCGCAAAATTAATGCAGGCATTTGGGTTTAATATAGAAAAGGTACTCCCAATGCTTGAAACTATTGGCGATACATCTTCCGGACTAGGAGCAGGCAGTGAAGGAATAGAGAGGATTGTCCGGGCGTTGGGCCAGATGCAGGCCAAGGGCCGCGTAATGACCCAGGAAATGCTGCAGCTACAAGAGCTTGGAGTGCCGGCAGCTGAAATATTGATGCAGAAGCTCGGGCTTACCCAGGAACAAGTTGCGGATATCGGGCAGGAAGGGATCGAAGCAGGCAGAGCAATACAGGCATTGCTTGAAGGTATGGAAGAGCGATTCGGGGGCATGATGCAAAAGCAAAGCAGGACGTTAAAAGGTCTCTTGTCAACCATTAAGGATACCTTTAGCAATAAAATCATAAGGAGATGGGGTGATGGCCTCAGGGAAGGCATAACCCCGCTTTTAACGAAGCTTGTTGATTGGATCGATATTAACCAGGACAAAATTACAAAATGGGGAGAGGCTATTAAGTCAGCGGGCCGAAATATATCAGATTGGATAATTAGCAAGGTCGAGAAATGGAGAGAGTCTATTTTTGGTTTGGTAAATAGCGCAGAATGGAAGGCGGCAAAAACTTTCGGAGAAAAGGCAAAACTTGCCTGGGATATGGTGATTGTAGAACCATTCCAGGAATGGTGGAACGGTAAAGGGAAAACATGGCTTATGGGAAAAGCCGCTCAAGTAGGCCAAGGATTAGGTAATGCTTTGAAATCAGGAATACTTGGCTTATTGGGACTGAGTTTAAAAAGTTCGGCTATGGATGATGGCTTGAACATAGGTATGACTTTTGCTGAAGGGTTTATCAAAGGATTTGAGGGCAAAAAGGTCGGAAAAGCAATATTGAACGCATTAAAGGGAATATTTAAGGATGCGGCAACCTTGCTTCCTGGAGGAGAAAGCCCGTCAAAAACGGCATGGCTATCGACTTTGCTGATTGGTGGAGTGTTCGCAAAGCTTGGCGGATTTAAGGTATTAGGAGGTGCAACAAAACTTTTTTCAGGAATAGGCGGAGCAGCCGGTACTGCAGCAACAACCGGGGCAGGGACAGCCGCAGCAAGCGCTGGCACAGCTGCGGCAACCGCAGCCGGAAGCATAACCGCTGCAGGCTTGGCAACAACTGCTGGTTGGGCTGCCGGTGCATTGGGAGCTTTTTCAGCAATCAACGACCTTGCATATGCGGTAAATACTCGCAATGAAAAAGAAAGGCGGACTGCATATGCAAGTGGTGGTTCAAAGGCTGCCATGGTAGCATTAGGTGCCGCCATAGGCACTGCAATATTACCGGGACTGGGTACCGCTATTGGAGCGGGGATAGGTGGACTCGGAGCATTATTTTTTGGAGGAAAGCTTGGAAAAACGATTTCGGGATGGATCGACGGCAGTGGAAAAATTGAAAAAACAGCAAGGGATTTGAGATCTGCAGCCAATGAATACCAGAATATGGCCGATAAGGCATACAGCACAAAAAGGCTTTCCGATGAATACAACCGTCTTAACCAATTTATCATTGAGGGTAAAGGCACTACCGAAGAAATGGCGGAAGCCCAAAACAAGCTTCAGGCAGTAATAGAAAGCCTGGCAGGAATATATCCCGGCCTTATAACGCAGTACGACATTGAAAATGGGAAACTGAAGGAAAAACTAAATTTATTAAAGGACATAACCGAAGCAGACAGGCAATCGGCAAAACTGAAATTAGAGCAGGAAGTCGCTACAGGAGAGATGAACTTTGCAAAGATCGAAGACCGGTTCAGAGCTGCAAAAGATAGAATGAACAAGTTGCAAGAAGAAAAGGATGCCCTAGAGAAGGCCATATCTCAATTTAAAACCTACGAGCTTGAAATGATGAAATTATTCCAGGACAGGCATAAGGAAGGATATGATTGGGAAAAGGATTCGGAAAGAGTTCAGACTTTGCTTGATAAGATCAATGAAGTGGCACGGACGCTCGGATATGATTTCAGCGGCAGCGGATTGGCAGGATTTTCATTTGCAATGCAGGATAAAACTTTTGAAGAAGAAAGGTTGAAAGTTATTGATGCCCTGCTGAAAGAAGATGAACAGCTTGCACAGTTAAGAGACCAATACAGCAGCTTATATGAAGCTCAGAAAAAGCTTATAGAATTTGACCTTGGCGGTACACTTGAAGAGCAGGCACAAAAATATTACTTGTTAAGCGAAGCGGAACAGCAAAGGTTCCTTGAAGCCATTGGAAAAGTATCCGAGCTGGAACGCAAAATGAAAGAACTACCTACAGAGAAAAAGATTAATATTGACGTACTTGCCAGGTACATGAGTGAAAGCAATCCGGATAAAAGCATACAAAGCGGATATTATCCTGATACTAACAGCATATCGCCTCACGCAACCGGCGGTATACTACACCGACCGCATATCGGACTGGTTGCCGAGGCGGGGCCGGAAGCAATTATTCCCCTTTCCTCTTCCAGGCGCAGCCGGGGTATCGACCTTTGGAACCAAGTTGGCGGCATCTTTGGATTCAATTTGAGCAGAATGGCTTTTTCTAATGCAGATTATGCTGCAGATGAAATAGGGCCGTATGCCAATGTGGGCATCTTAGGAAACCTGAAAGATGCACTCAGGACATTTCCAGACACAAATGAAGAACCAACCAAAGTGGACTATGTGAATGCACCCGTCCCATATAAGGTACCCTTTGCAGGAAAACAGGGAATAACATTAAAAGTCCAGGTTCAAAGCAGCCCGACGTATGATATCAAGGCTGCAGCGAATGCAGATGAAATAATTGCAGTTATACGGGAAAATCAGGATGAGCTTGCAGATGAGCTGAGCAGTGAAATTGCAAGCAAATTGAGCGGTGTATTTCAGAATATGCCTGATTAG
- a CDS encoding SUMF1/EgtB/PvdO family nonheme iron enzyme, which yields MANFDDLKLSAEALSGGKNTVLLDDLGMPSIMVRIPKFYLDEVIDGAPHTPHPAFIVNGVEKDEIYISKYQNVVVNDRAYSLPYKDPKVYITFDQALLYCYNKGNGWHLMSNAEWAALALSCKKKGFMPRGNNSYGKDYSATYERGVVTYRYESGGIWYDGRVATGSGPVSWAHDNTNEGIFDLNGNVWEWVSGLRLNNGEIQIIENNNAAILNTDHSAGSVAWRAILQDGTLMAPGTADTLKIDNTTAGDSTATSHDIGGDLRINTLVENPMYVPGGQVDYGYSTSTLETIAAATGVTIPTLLKALGLFPLDASHGGDAVYARNYGERLPLRGGCWSNTCDAGVFALHLDYARSRSYFNFGFRCAYVA from the coding sequence ATGGCAAACTTTGATGATTTGAAATTAAGCGCTGAAGCTCTTTCTGGAGGCAAAAATACAGTGCTACTGGATGACCTGGGAATGCCTTCAATAATGGTAAGAATACCGAAGTTTTACTTGGATGAAGTGATTGATGGAGCTCCACATACTCCCCACCCTGCTTTTATTGTAAATGGGGTTGAGAAGGATGAAATATATATTTCAAAATACCAGAACGTAGTGGTAAATGATAGGGCTTATAGCCTCCCATATAAGGACCCGAAGGTTTATATAACTTTTGATCAGGCCTTGCTATATTGCTATAATAAGGGAAATGGCTGGCACTTAATGAGCAATGCAGAATGGGCAGCATTAGCCCTTTCGTGCAAAAAGAAGGGATTTATGCCGAGAGGAAACAATAGCTATGGAAAAGATTATTCGGCTACATATGAGAGAGGTGTAGTAACTTATAGGTATGAAAGCGGAGGCATCTGGTATGATGGAAGAGTAGCTACCGGTTCTGGTCCGGTTAGTTGGGCACATGACAATACAAATGAAGGCATATTTGACCTAAACGGAAACGTTTGGGAATGGGTGTCTGGATTGAGGCTTAATAATGGTGAAATACAGATTATTGAAAATAATAATGCAGCCATTCTCAACACTGACCATTCTGCAGGAAGCGTAGCCTGGAGAGCAATTCTACAGGACGGTACCTTAATGGCTCCTGGGACTGCAGACACCTTAAAAATAGACAACACGACCGCCGGTGATTCTACTGCCACATCTCATGATATAGGCGGCGATTTGAGGATCAATACATTAGTAGAAAATCCAATGTATGTTCCCGGCGGGCAGGTTGACTATGGTTATTCAACATCCACGCTTGAAACAATTGCGGCTGCAACCGGGGTAACAATTCCGACTTTATTAAAAGCATTGGGATTGTTCCCTCTTGATGCCTCGCATGGTGGTGATGCTGTCTATGCGAGAAATTACGGAGAACGGCTCCCGCTTCGTGGCGGCTGCTGGAGCAACACGTGCGACGCTGGAGTGTTCGCCCTGCACTTGGACTACGCTCGGTCGCGCTCGTACTTCAACTTCGGGTTCCGCTGCGCTTATGTTGCGTAA